In Halichondria panicea chromosome 17, odHalPani1.1, whole genome shotgun sequence, a single window of DNA contains:
- the LOC135351418 gene encoding uncharacterized protein LOC135351418, with translation MKTRQTCWSPRGKNELKTEDAGRWSPRALQAVEWTHGRLTGPATLLEDFRAVFNSILKKLSQFKTGKKKLPNHSLQEFYSNKMPSLGDQIKERQPAGGEAPEMNELYETLSI, from the exons TCACCTCGTGGAAAAAATGAACTGAAGACTGAAGACGCTGGGAGATGGTCACCGCGGGCGCTGCAGGCTGTTGAGTGGACACATGGACGCCTTACAGGGCCAGCAACTCTATTAGAAGACTTCCGAGCAGTATTTAACAGTATTTTAAAGAAATTAAGCCAATTTAAG ACTGGAAAAAAGAAACTGCCGAACCACAGTTTGCAAGAGTTCTATTCTAATAAGATGCCTTCACTCGGAGATCAAATAAAGG AGAGGCAACCAGCTGGAGGGGAGGCGCCAGAAAT GAATGAACTCTACGAAacactatctatataa